One Rissa tridactyla isolate bRisTri1 chromosome 4, bRisTri1.patW.cur.20221130, whole genome shotgun sequence DNA window includes the following coding sequences:
- the FIBIN gene encoding fin bud initiation factor homolog, with translation MPAALLLLWLGCLCSLCRAYFEGPLYPEMSNGTLHHYFVPDGDYEENDDPERCQLLFRVSEQRRCGAAAAGGGLSLREELTVLGRQVEDAGRVLEGIGKSISYDLDGEESYSTYLRRESAQISDAYSSSDRSLSELEGKFRQGQEQGGREEARLGDSFLGLLLHARALLRETRHISSGLRDKHDLLALTVRSHGARLSRLKNDYLRG, from the coding sequence ATGCCGGCAGCCCTGCTCTTGCTGTGGCTGGGctgcctctgcagcctctgcCGGGCTTACTTCGAGGGCCCGCTCTACCCCGAGATGTCCAACGGGACCCTGCACCACTACTTCGTCCCCGACGGGGACTACGAGGAGAACGACGACCCCGAGCGCTGCCAGCTGCTCTTCAGGGTGAGCGAGCagcggcggtgcggggcggcggcggcgggcggcgggctgAGCCTGCGGGAGGAGCTGACGGTGCTGGGCCGGCAGGTGGAGGACGCGGGCCGGGTGCTGGAGGGCATCGGCAAGAGCATCTCCTACGACCTGGACGGCGAGGAGAGCTACAGCACCTACCTGCGCCGGGAGTCCGCCCAGATCAGCGACGCCTACTCCAGCTCGGACCGGTCGCTGAGCGAGCTGGAGGGCAAGTTCCgtcaggggcaggagcaggggggcCGGGAGGAAGCCCGCCTGGGCGACAGCTTCTTGGGCTTGCTGCTGCACGCCCGAGCCCTGCTGCGGGAGACCCGCCACATCTCCAGCGGGCTGCGGGACAAGCACGACCTCCTCGCCCTCACCGTCCGCAGCCACGGCGCCCGCCTCAGCCGCCTCAAGAACGACTATCTCCGCGGCTGA